One genomic region from Microcystis panniformis FACHB-1757 encodes:
- a CDS encoding MFS transporter: MIQANQATELFGFNALAGRMSSIFGPLLFGVISTVTGNQRLAVISLLLFFGLGGLILSQVRRGDRTAKI; encoded by the coding sequence ATGATTCAGGCGAACCAAGCAACGGAGTTATTCGGGTTTAATGCTTTGGCAGGTCGGATGTCCTCCATTTTCGGTCCATTGTTGTTCGGGGTAATTAGTACAGTGACCGGTAATCAAAGATTGGCGGTGATCTCCCTGTTGCTGTTTTTTGGCTTGGGAGGGTTGATTTTGAGTCAGGTGCGCCGAGGCGATCGCACCGCTAAAATCTGA
- a CDS encoding MFS transporter encodes MTSSFSRFRLNKPIAGWILYDIASSGYIMMIPGVTYAVFFRQIVCGGAAICDGKWAFWVSLSLIVAGGLAPLLGAIADIGALRHRLFVVTTLLCGGATLALGTVQPGAIVWGGIVFLLAQTGYLLATSLYDAYLPSLVPPGAIGRLSSWGWGLGYLGGIACYLLFWLVQSSHRSDQLLEYRLAFAIVGLWLLFLSLPALAWLPHQSQPPTIPLSRLIRQSYHQVWHTLCHFRQNQEIFKFLVGFYLISDGIVTLNNFLGIYLNQEFGLSVAQILHSGLLFNLISIPSTILFGLLSNHWSLRSILCLLVGIWTVIISLMLLSTHPATPLVLAILMGLVFGSTQSLCRGWFAQLTSSPP; translated from the coding sequence ATGACCTCCTCCTTTTCTCGTTTCCGGTTGAATAAACCCATCGCGGGCTGGATTCTCTACGATATCGCCAGTTCTGGCTATATTATGATGATTCCGGGCGTTACCTACGCGGTTTTTTTCCGCCAGATCGTCTGTGGAGGCGCGGCAATCTGCGATGGAAAATGGGCATTTTGGGTTTCTCTCTCGCTGATTGTCGCGGGGGGATTAGCTCCCTTGTTAGGGGCGATCGCCGATATAGGAGCCTTGCGCCATCGGTTGTTCGTGGTGACGACATTACTCTGTGGTGGGGCAACCCTGGCTTTAGGCACTGTCCAACCGGGGGCGATCGTCTGGGGCGGAATCGTCTTTTTGTTAGCCCAAACCGGCTATCTGCTGGCTACCAGTCTTTACGATGCCTATTTACCCTCTCTGGTGCCACCGGGGGCGATCGGGCGGCTGTCAAGTTGGGGGTGGGGGTTGGGCTATCTGGGAGGAATTGCCTGTTATCTGTTGTTTTGGCTAGTGCAATCCAGCCATCGCTCCGATCAATTGCTAGAGTATCGACTGGCTTTTGCGATCGTCGGGTTATGGCTGCTCTTTCTTTCTCTCCCGGCTCTAGCTTGGTTGCCCCACCAGTCGCAACCGCCCACCATTCCTCTTTCTCGCTTAATTCGCCAATCCTACCATCAGGTCTGGCACACCCTCTGCCATTTCAGGCAAAACCAAGAGATTTTTAAATTCTTAGTCGGATTTTATTTGATTTCCGATGGAATTGTGACCCTGAATAACTTTTTAGGCATCTATCTCAATCAGGAGTTCGGGTTAAGCGTCGCTCAAATCTTGCATTCAGGACTTTTATTTAACCTAATCTCCATTCCCTCGACGATCCTGTTCGGTTTATTGAGTAACCACTGGTCATTACGGTCAATTTTATGCCTTTTAGTCGGAATCTGGACGGTTATTATCTCCTTGATGCTCCTCAGCACCCATCCCGCTACACCGCTTGTCCTAGCGATTTTAATGGGATTAGTCTTCGGTTCGACTCAATCCCTCTGTCGGGGGTGGTTCGCCCAATTGACATCCTCGCCGCCCTAA
- a CDS encoding helix-turn-helix domain-containing protein, with product MGTLIINREIFEDCLQVMERSDLDDHFLANNYIQSMGSFSSVQDYLRELYGLVRRQDRFLEQPQISRLILEDYLPLLIESVPHKRGKYRNPERFFRQWQLAQKAEEYMLAHLDRPITLKDLCEILRSSKTPLNYAFQEVFTMSPMTYLKLLRLHAVHRALKVAEPTTKISDVARQFGFWHLGRFSQYYRQLFGQLPSETIAR from the coding sequence ATGGGAACGTTAATTATTAACCGAGAAATCTTCGAGGATTGTTTACAAGTTATGGAACGAAGTGATCTTGATGATCACTTTTTAGCAAATAATTATATCCAGAGTATGGGTAGCTTTAGTTCGGTGCAGGATTATCTAAGAGAATTATATGGTTTAGTGCGACGACAGGACAGATTTCTCGAACAACCTCAAATTAGCCGGTTGATCCTAGAAGATTATCTACCTTTACTGATAGAAAGCGTACCCCATAAGCGGGGCAAATACCGAAATCCAGAGCGATTTTTTCGACAATGGCAACTGGCACAAAAAGCGGAAGAATATATGTTGGCTCATCTCGATCGACCGATCACCTTAAAAGACCTTTGCGAGATTCTTCGTAGCAGTAAAACTCCCCTTAACTACGCCTTTCAAGAGGTTTTTACGATGAGTCCAATGACCTATCTCAAACTATTGCGACTTCACGCCGTTCACAGGGCGCTAAAAGTCGCTGAACCCACCACAAAAATCTCAGACGTGGCGCGCCAATTTGGCTTTTGGCACTTGGGAAGATTTAGCCAATACTATCGGCAACTATTCGGACAACTTCCCTCGGAGACGATCGCGCGATGA
- a CDS encoding IS1 family transposase (programmed frameshift) yields MQCPECKSTHIRKNGINKQGKQNHICVTCGRQFIDNYEKQKGYDEKTKRECLTAYVNGMGFRGIERLKGVHHTTVINWVKSVGELLPVAYDPETIPEVGELDELETFVGSKKTKFWVWTAVDHFKKGILGWVIGDHSSETFRPLWELVKSWGCYFYVSDGWSVYPCFIAEGDHIISKTYMTRVEGENTRLRHYLARLHRKTLCYSKSTEMLGYSIRLLIHYLKFQEVPIPY; encoded by the exons ATGCAATGCCCTGAATGTAAATCTACCCATATCCGTAAAAATGGCATCAATAAACAAGGTAAACAAAATCATATTTGTGTAACCTGTGGCCGTCAATTTATTGATAACTATGAAAAACAGAAAGGCTATGACGAAAAAACGAAGCGAGAATGCCTAACTGCCTATGTTAATGGGATGGGATTTAGAGGAATAGAAAGGCTAAAGGGAGTTCATCATACGACCGTAATTAATTGGGTAAAATCTGTGGGAGAATTATTGCCAGTCGCCTATGACCCAGAAACAATTCCTGAAGTAGGGGAACTGGATGAATTGGAAACCTTTGTTGGCTCAAAAAAAACAAAAT TCTGGGTGTGGACAGCCGTTGACCACTTTAAAAAAGGAATTTTAGGTTGGGTAATCGGAGATCATAGTAGCGAAACGTTTCGCCCATTATGGGAATTAGTTAAGTCTTGGGGATGCTATTTTTATGTGAGTGATGGATGGTCAGTTTATCCATGTTTTATAGCAGAGGGCGACCATATAATTAGTAAGACTTATATGACCAGAGTAGAGGGTGAGAACACACGTTTAAGACATTATCTAGCCCGATTGCATCGCAAAACACTCTGCTATTCTAAGTCTACAGAAATGTTAGGATACTCTATTCGTTTATTAATTCATTATCTGAAGTTTCAAGAAGTGCCTATTCCTTACTGA
- a CDS encoding DUF4351 domain-containing protein → MYDSTCKFIALEYSRDLATWLLGKPLDLTEIKPSELSLEPIRADTLIFLESEELILHIEFQTDPKEDIPYRMLDYATRLYRRYPHKPIHQVVIYLRKSNSPQVRQNDYQQGKTYHQFEVIRLWEQPSETLLQAPGLFPFAILAQAEKPENLLGQIAQEIEQISDSREQSNLAASTAILAGLVLNKDIIQRLLRKDIMKESVIYQEIWSEGLQEGEANLVLRQLNRRIGGISPELSPKIRSLSLEQLENLGEALLDFQSLQDLEQWLENCQIN, encoded by the coding sequence ATGTATGATTCCACCTGTAAATTTATCGCCCTTGAATATTCCAGAGACTTAGCCACTTGGTTACTAGGAAAACCCTTAGACTTAACGGAAATTAAACCCTCAGAATTATCCCTAGAACCGATTAGAGCCGATACGTTAATCTTTTTGGAGTCAGAAGAATTAATCTTACATATCGAGTTCCAAACTGACCCTAAAGAAGACATTCCCTATAGAATGCTCGATTATGCCACCAGACTCTATCGACGCTATCCCCATAAACCCATCCATCAAGTGGTGATTTATCTGAGGAAAAGTAACTCCCCCCAAGTCCGACAAAATGACTATCAACAAGGGAAAACCTATCATCAATTTGAAGTGATTAGACTCTGGGAACAACCCTCAGAAACCTTATTACAAGCGCCAGGGCTATTTCCCTTCGCTATACTCGCTCAAGCTGAGAAACCAGAAAACTTACTGGGGCAAATTGCCCAAGAAATCGAGCAAATCAGCGATAGTCGAGAACAAAGCAATCTGGCCGCATCTACCGCCATTCTAGCCGGGTTAGTATTAAACAAAGACATCATTCAACGATTATTGAGGAAAGACATCATGAAAGAATCTGTTATCTATCAAGAAATCTGGTCGGAAGGTTTACAAGAGGGAGAAGCTAACCTCGTTTTACGTCAATTAAATCGCCGTATAGGTGGCATTTCACCGGAATTATCCCCGAAGATACGCAGTCTTTCCCTAGAACAGTTAGAAAACTTAGGCGAAGCTTTGTTAGATTTTCAGTCACTACAAGATTTAGAACAATGGCTAGAAAATTGCCAAATAAATTAA
- a CDS encoding PEP-CTERM sorting domain-containing protein, with protein MTLSTLIKKSIGGRVALIGLSLLAPVSGASAATFGFSFSNVDGPVSGTVSGTIELPDAALTTDGIYAATALSVTSAPAALGYTLPVIGTFPSLGPNAFNVVGGNIILSGTQFARSQFVVTGSPNANAFGLNSPLGTLFGTNGVADASSGVLDSNNSTLTFTRATSVPEPGTILGLVTVGALGALARKRKG; from the coding sequence ATGACATTATCAACACTTATCAAAAAATCGATCGGTGGTCGGGTCGCCCTTATCGGTCTATCTTTACTCGCTCCTGTATCTGGTGCGAGCGCCGCTACTTTTGGCTTTTCTTTCTCGAATGTGGATGGCCCGGTTAGTGGTACAGTTTCTGGGACAATAGAGTTGCCGGACGCGGCACTAACCACGGATGGGATATACGCGGCTACCGCTCTTTCCGTCACCTCCGCTCCTGCCGCTTTAGGATACACGCTACCGGTTATTGGTACATTCCCATCACTGGGTCCTAATGCTTTTAATGTTGTGGGTGGTAATATCATTCTGTCTGGTACTCAATTCGCTCGTAGTCAATTTGTTGTAACGGGTTCTCCAAATGCAAATGCATTTGGATTAAATTCTCCTCTCGGAACTCTATTCGGTACAAACGGGGTTGCTGATGCTTCAAGTGGAGTTTTAGACTCAAATAATTCAACACTGACATTTACTCGCGCTACTTCCGTTCCTGAACCGGGTACTATCTTAGGTTTAGTAACAGTGGGTGCTTTAGGGGCATTAGCTCGCAAGCGCAAGGGATAA
- a CDS encoding DUF3782 domain-containing protein, with the protein MSQPITIEDIYKLFEKTNEKFEQSRQEYDRRAAEADRRAAEAKAEYDRQAAEYDRRAAEAKAEADRRLAQLEKTVANTSRAVDSLTTRWGRFVEELVEPAVIRLFRAKGIDVKETYSRARVKRQGIAMEIDILAVDETEVVLVECKSRLSKDDVNEFLEKLSRFKEAFPHYKNYQAYGAVAGIEIDEGVDRYAYKQGLFVIKPSGETVEIINDSGFEPKLW; encoded by the coding sequence ATGTCTCAACCGATTACCATCGAAGATATCTATAAACTTTTCGAGAAAACTAACGAAAAGTTTGAACAATCACGCCAAGAATACGATCGCCGGGCGGCCGAAGCTGATCGCCGGGCGGCCGAAGCCAAGGCCGAATATGATCGCCAAGCGGCCGAATACGATCGCCGGGCAGCCGAAGCCAAGGCTGAAGCCGATCGCCGTTTAGCACAGCTAGAGAAAACAGTGGCAAATACCAGTCGTGCGGTGGATAGTTTAACCACTCGCTGGGGGAGATTTGTCGAGGAATTAGTGGAACCTGCGGTTATTCGCCTATTTCGTGCGAAGGGTATCGATGTCAAAGAAACCTACAGTCGCGCTAGGGTAAAACGCCAAGGAATCGCCATGGAGATTGATATTTTAGCCGTCGATGAAACCGAGGTAGTTTTAGTCGAATGTAAGTCTCGTTTATCGAAAGATGATGTTAATGAATTTCTAGAAAAATTAAGTCGATTTAAAGAAGCATTTCCCCACTATAAGAACTATCAAGCTTATGGTGCAGTGGCAGGAATAGAAATAGATGAAGGAGTAGATCGTTATGCCTATAAACAAGGTTTATTTGTGATTAAACCATCGGGAGAAACAGTAGAAATAATTAATGATTCTGGCTTTGAGCCTAAGTTATGGTAA
- a CDS encoding DUF4926 domain-containing protein produces the protein MIKPELFDLVELLVDLPEYNLRMGEQGTIVEDYNDGCYEIEFSNDRGETIALCPLPIQQFIILWKAKSKTWLSLTEKLTALIDKLPKEKQEKILDFTRFLLDFPVDKRP, from the coding sequence ATGATTAAACCCGAATTATTTGACCTTGTTGAATTATTAGTTGACTTGCCTGAATATAACTTAAGAATGGGAGAACAAGGGACAATCGTTGAAGACTACAATGATGGTTGTTACGAAATTGAATTTAGTAATGATCGAGGGGAAACTATAGCCCTTTGTCCTCTCCCAATACAGCAATTTATTATCCTCTGGAAAGCTAAGAGCAAAACGTGGTTATCTTTAACAGAAAAGCTAACAGCTTTAATTGATAAATTACCCAAGGAAAAGCAAGAAAAAATTTTAGATTTCACTCGCTTTTTACTAGACTTTCCCGTTGACAAGAGGCCATAA